From one Comamonas piscis genomic stretch:
- a CDS encoding helix-turn-helix domain-containing protein gives MPHAPLPHHNAGADATTDVLATKLRLLRRNADLTLQQLSQRCGISASALSKIEHSQLSPTYEKIAALARGLEVDVGELFSPLQQAGLRARRSVTRRGEGLVHPTPQYVYELLHADLADKRFIPLLTTIKAHERSAFPQLLSHDGEEMLYVMRGTVVVHTDSYAPLELAAGDSCYFDSVMGHACISGGDEDAQVLWICSHTTIKP, from the coding sequence ATGCCCCACGCCCCCCTTCCCCACCACAACGCCGGCGCCGATGCCACGACCGATGTGCTGGCTACCAAGTTGCGCCTGCTGCGGCGCAATGCCGATCTGACCTTGCAGCAGCTCAGCCAGCGCTGCGGCATCTCGGCATCCGCGCTGTCCAAGATCGAACACAGCCAGCTCTCCCCCACCTATGAAAAGATTGCGGCCCTGGCGCGCGGGCTGGAGGTGGATGTGGGCGAGCTGTTCAGCCCCCTGCAGCAAGCGGGGCTACGCGCCCGGCGCAGCGTCACCCGCCGGGGCGAAGGCCTCGTCCACCCTACTCCGCAGTATGTGTATGAACTGCTGCACGCCGACCTGGCGGACAAGCGCTTTATCCCGCTGCTGACCACTATCAAAGCCCATGAGCGCAGCGCCTTCCCGCAGCTGCTGAGCCACGACGGCGAAGAGATGCTGTATGTGATGCGCGGCACCGTCGTAGTGCATACCGACAGTTATGCGCCGCTGGAGTTGGCCGCTGGTGATTCCTGCTACTTCGACAGCGTTATGGGCCATGCCTGCATCTCGGGCGGCGATGAGGATGCACAGGTGCTGTGGATCTGCTCACACACCACGATCAAGCCCTGA
- a CDS encoding MFS transporter, producing MRTSTTEPAATAATHKRVLIASLMGSSIEWFDYFLYATTAALVFGKVFFPTADPVVGLMLSYLTFSLTFFIRPLGGFIFSHIGDRIGRKKTLVITLSMMGGATVLIGLLPGYAQIGIWAPILLILLRLVQGLGIGGEWGGALLLAYEYAPKNRKGLFGSVPQMGVTIGMVLATLSITLMSTLPDEQFLAWGWRVPFLLSAVLVFLGLWIRKGIDETPAFKEAKASGNVAKIPLVETLRYHWRAVLVAVAIKFVETAPFYIFSTFIVSYATATLGFERISVLNAVTIATLLTTVMIPIMGRLSDSIGRKRMFVAGTLVMAAFTFPYFMLLEQRTMTTLVIATVIGLGLVWAPITAVLGTLFSEIFSTRVRYTGITMGYQIGAALAGGTAPLLATWLLSKYNGSWVPVAWYIVATAVISLIGIACAKTVADND from the coding sequence ATGCGCACATCTACGACCGAGCCCGCTGCGACTGCGGCCACCCATAAGCGAGTTCTGATTGCCAGTTTGATGGGCAGCTCCATCGAGTGGTTTGATTACTTTTTGTACGCCACCACGGCCGCTCTGGTCTTTGGCAAGGTGTTCTTCCCCACGGCCGATCCGGTTGTGGGGCTGATGCTGTCCTACCTGACCTTCTCGCTGACCTTCTTTATCCGGCCGCTGGGCGGCTTTATCTTCTCGCACATTGGGGACCGCATCGGGCGCAAGAAGACCTTGGTGATCACCTTGTCGATGATGGGCGGCGCCACGGTGCTGATCGGCCTGCTGCCAGGCTATGCGCAGATAGGGATATGGGCGCCGATCCTGTTGATCCTGCTGCGCCTGGTGCAAGGCCTGGGCATTGGCGGCGAGTGGGGCGGCGCGCTGCTGCTGGCCTATGAATACGCACCGAAGAACCGCAAGGGCTTGTTTGGCAGCGTGCCGCAGATGGGCGTGACCATCGGCATGGTGCTGGCCACCCTGTCCATCACCTTGATGAGCACCTTGCCTGATGAGCAGTTCCTGGCCTGGGGCTGGCGCGTGCCTTTCCTGCTGAGCGCCGTGCTGGTGTTCCTGGGCCTGTGGATCCGCAAGGGCATTGATGAGACCCCTGCCTTCAAGGAAGCCAAAGCCAGCGGCAATGTGGCCAAGATCCCACTGGTCGAAACGCTGCGCTACCACTGGCGTGCCGTGCTGGTCGCAGTGGCCATCAAGTTTGTCGAGACGGCGCCTTTCTATATCTTCTCGACCTTTATCGTCAGCTACGCTACGGCGACCCTGGGCTTTGAGCGTATCTCCGTGCTCAATGCCGTGACCATTGCCACCTTGCTCACCACCGTGATGATTCCGATCATGGGGCGCCTGTCGGACAGCATTGGCCGCAAGCGCATGTTTGTGGCCGGCACCTTGGTGATGGCGGCCTTTACCTTCCCGTACTTCATGCTGCTGGAGCAGCGCACGATGACCACCTTGGTGATCGCCACCGTTATTGGCCTGGGTCTGGTGTGGGCGCCCATTACTGCCGTGCTGGGCACTTTGTTTTCGGAGATTTTCTCGACCCGTGTGCGCTACACCGGTATCACCATGGGCTACCAAATTGGTGCGGCGCTGGCAGGCGGCACCGCCCCCTTGCTCGCCACCTGGCTGCTCAGCAAGTACAACGGCTCCTGGGTGCCGGTGGCCTGGTATATCGTGGCGACGGCGGTGATCTCGCTGATTGGCATCGCTTGTGCGAAGACCGTGGCGGACAACGACTAA
- a CDS encoding SulP family inorganic anion transporter yields MSPFLHYFRAQWAPSVPRELMAGAVATFALIPEVIAFSFVAGVDPSVGLFASFVISIVIAFAGGRPAMVSAAAGSVALVAAPLVQAHGVQYLFAAGLLAGAMQMLFGWLRMGVLLRFVSGSVRTGFVNALAILIFAAQLPHLVGANAATWAMLALGLVVIYGLPRISTAIPSPLICILVLTGVAHALDLPLKTVADLGLLPDTLPSWSLPDVPFSLQTLQLIALPALAIAMVGLLESLMTASVVDEQTDTPSAKNRECTGLGLANVAASCFGGIAGCGMIGQSVSNVRYGGRGRLSTLFAGAFLLGLMVLLKPWVAQVPVVALVAIMVMVSASTLDWGSARALLKHPKLSSLVMLATVVVTIATHNLAAGVAVGVLLSGVFFMFKVSKLLQIERRGDAQLVYAVRGQVFFASADLLVDAFDVREIECRPVCIDMAQAHLWDVTAVQALGKVCERLRKHGSTVQVLGLNAQSQALAARLDLRLDGI; encoded by the coding sequence ATGTCCCCTTTTCTTCATTATTTTCGCGCCCAATGGGCGCCGAGCGTGCCGCGCGAGCTGATGGCCGGCGCGGTCGCCACGTTTGCGCTGATCCCCGAGGTCATCGCCTTTTCCTTTGTCGCCGGTGTGGATCCGTCGGTGGGGCTGTTCGCCTCGTTTGTGATCAGCATCGTCATCGCCTTTGCCGGCGGCCGGCCGGCCATGGTGTCGGCCGCTGCGGGCTCGGTCGCCCTGGTGGCTGCGCCGCTGGTGCAGGCCCATGGCGTGCAGTACCTGTTTGCAGCCGGCTTGCTGGCGGGCGCCATGCAGATGCTGTTTGGCTGGCTGCGCATGGGCGTGTTGCTGCGCTTTGTCTCGGGCTCCGTGCGTACCGGTTTTGTGAACGCGCTGGCCATTTTGATTTTTGCGGCCCAGCTGCCGCACCTGGTGGGCGCCAATGCTGCGACCTGGGCCATGCTGGCGCTGGGCTTGGTCGTCATCTATGGGCTGCCGCGCATCAGCACGGCTATCCCGTCGCCGCTGATCTGCATCCTGGTACTGACGGGCGTGGCACATGCATTGGATCTGCCGCTCAAGACCGTGGCCGATCTGGGCCTGCTGCCCGACACCTTGCCCAGCTGGTCGCTGCCCGATGTGCCGTTCTCATTGCAGACCTTGCAGCTGATTGCGTTGCCGGCGCTGGCCATTGCGATGGTGGGTCTGCTTGAATCCTTGATGACCGCCAGCGTGGTCGATGAGCAGACCGACACCCCCAGCGCCAAGAACCGCGAATGCACCGGCCTGGGCCTGGCCAATGTGGCGGCCAGCTGCTTTGGCGGCATTGCGGGCTGCGGCATGATCGGCCAGAGCGTGAGCAATGTGCGCTATGGCGGGCGCGGGCGCTTGTCCACCTTGTTTGCTGGTGCCTTCTTGCTGGGCTTGATGGTGCTGCTCAAGCCCTGGGTGGCCCAGGTGCCGGTGGTGGCGCTGGTGGCGATCATGGTCATGGTGTCGGCCTCCACCCTGGACTGGGGATCGGCCCGCGCGCTGCTCAAGCACCCCAAGCTGTCGAGCCTGGTGATGCTGGCCACCGTGGTGGTCACCATCGCCACCCACAACCTGGCTGCCGGCGTGGCGGTGGGCGTGCTGCTCAGCGGCGTGTTCTTTATGTTCAAGGTGTCCAAACTGCTGCAGATCGAGCGCCGTGGCGATGCGCAGCTGGTGTATGCCGTGCGTGGCCAGGTGTTTTTTGCATCGGCCGATCTGCTGGTCGATGCCTTTGATGTGCGCGAGATCGAGTGCCGGCCGGTGTGCATCGACATGGCCCAGGCGCATCTTTGGGACGTTACTGCTGTGCAGGCGCTTGGCAAGGTTTGCGAACGCCTGCGCAAGCATGGCAGCACCGTGCAGGTGCTGGGCCTCAATGCCCAGAGCCAGGCGCTGGCCGCCCGGCTGGACCTGCGTCTGGACGGCATCTAG
- a CDS encoding P-II family nitrogen regulator produces the protein MKMITAVIKPFKMDEVREALADVGVTGLTVSEVKGFGRQKGHTELYRGAEYVVDFLPKVKIEVAVKNEDVDRCVDAIVNAARTGKIGDGKIFITEIERVIRIRTGDLDEAAV, from the coding sequence ATGAAAATGATTACCGCCGTTATCAAACCTTTCAAGATGGACGAGGTGCGTGAAGCTCTGGCGGATGTGGGCGTGACCGGTCTGACCGTCAGCGAAGTCAAGGGCTTTGGCCGCCAGAAGGGCCATACCGAGCTGTACCGCGGTGCGGAATATGTTGTGGACTTTCTGCCCAAGGTGAAGATCGAAGTCGCCGTGAAGAATGAAGATGTGGACCGCTGCGTGGACGCCATCGTCAATGCGGCCCGCACCGGCAAGATCGGCGACGGCAAGATTTTCATCACCGAGATCGAGCGCGTGATCCGCATCCGCACCGGTGATCTGGACGAAGCCGCAGTCTGA
- a CDS encoding threonine aldolase family protein: MNFGSDNQAGVSPRILHTLVEAASGIQSAYGNDEWSQRAEHMLGEAFGTPVKVFFVTTGTAANCLALSTIAQPWNAVVCHHMAHIAVDENSAPALFTGGASLLPMATDNGKISADDLAAFVARTPHDAPHNMVISGLSISQVTENGLVYQPQEIAALAAQAHALGLRVHMDGARLANAIAALQCHPGDITWRAGVDVLSLGASKNGALMAEAVVFFDPALAQNFSLRIKRSGQLVSKSRSIGAQFCAWLEDGHWMDLARHANAMASKLSAALVATPGVRLSWPTQANEVFVLMPITLYEQLRAQGVRCSDWYASSVPAGTVVEAGEVVVRFVTSWSSTDEEIAALMALVHSEQRKAA, encoded by the coding sequence ATGAACTTTGGCAGCGACAACCAAGCCGGCGTCTCCCCCCGCATCCTGCACACCCTGGTGGAGGCCGCCAGCGGCATCCAGTCCGCCTACGGCAATGACGAATGGAGCCAACGCGCCGAGCACATGCTGGGTGAGGCCTTTGGCACCCCCGTCAAGGTGTTCTTTGTCACCACCGGCACGGCAGCCAATTGCCTGGCGCTGTCCACCATCGCCCAGCCCTGGAACGCCGTGGTCTGCCACCACATGGCCCATATCGCGGTCGACGAGAACAGCGCACCCGCCTTGTTTACCGGAGGTGCCAGCCTGCTGCCGATGGCCACCGACAACGGCAAGATCAGCGCTGACGACCTGGCCGCCTTTGTGGCACGCACGCCCCATGACGCGCCCCACAACATGGTGATCAGCGGTCTGAGCATCTCCCAGGTAACCGAGAACGGCCTGGTCTACCAGCCGCAAGAGATTGCCGCACTGGCCGCGCAGGCGCATGCGCTGGGCCTGCGCGTGCACATGGATGGCGCACGCCTGGCCAATGCCATCGCAGCGCTGCAGTGCCACCCCGGCGATATCACCTGGCGCGCCGGTGTCGATGTGCTGAGCCTGGGCGCCTCCAAGAACGGCGCGTTGATGGCCGAGGCGGTGGTGTTTTTCGACCCGGCGCTGGCCCAGAACTTCTCGCTGCGCATCAAACGCAGCGGCCAGCTGGTGTCCAAAAGCCGCAGCATCGGCGCGCAGTTCTGCGCCTGGCTGGAGGATGGCCATTGGATGGACCTTGCCCGTCATGCGAATGCGATGGCATCCAAGCTGTCGGCCGCGCTGGTCGCCACCCCTGGTGTGCGCCTGAGCTGGCCCACGCAGGCCAATGAAGTGTTTGTGCTGATGCCCATCACGCTGTATGAGCAGCTGCGCGCCCAGGGCGTGCGCTGCTCTGACTGGTATGCCAGCAGCGTGCCAGCAGGCACCGTGGTGGAGGCCGGCGAGGTGGTAGTGCGCTTTGTCACCTCCTGGTCCAGCACCGACGAAGAGATTGCCGCGCTGATGGCGCTGGTGCACAGCGAGCAGCGCAAAGCCGCATAA
- a CDS encoding NAD+ synthase: MSQFSIASAQLNFVVGDMPGNARKIIDAAAQAAAQGVQLLLTPELGICGYAAEDLFQRPSFLTACDAAVAQVLEASRQWPDLTVVLGHPQAAQHAAHGRCYNVASVLRDGQVEASYRKQLLPNYREFDETRYFVEGSQTCVFDVAGTRIGLLICEDAWASQPARAAKAAGAQLLAIINASPFQMDKPGHREALLAERTRETGLPLVYAHLVGGQDELVFDGHSFALNADGTVAARAPGFDEHLLSVQVEASAAGLQLSGPIAQPGDTNQQLWQALVVAVRDYLGKTGFPGAVLGLSGGIDSALVLAIAVDALGADKVRTVMMPSPYTADISWIDAREMAERLSVAYEEISIAPQFEAFKAALAHDFAGRAEDTTEENLQARIRGTLLMALSNKFGSIVLTTGNKSEMATGYCTLYGDMAGGFAVLRDVPKTRVFELARWRNAHDPFGTGSNPIPERIITRPPSAELRADQKDQDSLPPYEVLDAIIERYMEQDADIDSIVAAGYPRADVERVVRLIRINEYKRRQAAVGPRLSARGFGRDWRYPITNGFRG; the protein is encoded by the coding sequence ATGTCCCAATTTTCCATCGCAAGCGCCCAGCTGAACTTTGTTGTGGGTGATATGCCGGGCAATGCCCGCAAGATCATTGATGCAGCGGCCCAGGCTGCCGCCCAGGGCGTGCAGCTGCTGCTGACACCCGAGCTGGGCATTTGCGGCTATGCCGCCGAAGACCTGTTCCAGCGCCCCTCGTTCCTGACAGCTTGCGATGCGGCCGTGGCCCAAGTGCTGGAGGCCAGCCGGCAATGGCCGGATTTGACGGTTGTGCTGGGCCACCCGCAGGCGGCGCAGCACGCAGCCCATGGGCGCTGCTACAACGTGGCCAGCGTGCTGCGTGACGGCCAGGTGGAGGCCAGCTACCGCAAGCAGCTGCTGCCCAACTACCGCGAATTTGACGAGACCCGCTACTTTGTCGAAGGCTCGCAGACCTGCGTGTTCGACGTGGCCGGCACCCGCATTGGCCTGCTGATTTGTGAAGACGCCTGGGCCAGCCAGCCCGCACGCGCGGCCAAGGCGGCCGGTGCGCAGCTGCTGGCTATCATCAACGCCTCGCCGTTCCAGATGGACAAGCCCGGCCACCGCGAGGCCTTGCTGGCCGAGCGCACGCGCGAGACCGGCTTGCCGCTGGTCTATGCGCATTTGGTGGGTGGGCAGGATGAGCTGGTGTTCGATGGCCATTCCTTCGCGCTGAATGCCGATGGCACCGTGGCCGCCCGCGCGCCGGGCTTTGACGAGCATCTGCTGTCCGTGCAGGTCGAGGCTTCGGCCGCTGGCCTGCAGCTGTCCGGCCCCATCGCCCAACCCGGCGACACCAACCAGCAACTGTGGCAGGCGCTGGTGGTTGCGGTGCGCGATTACCTGGGCAAGACCGGTTTCCCCGGCGCGGTGCTGGGCCTGTCCGGCGGTATCGATTCGGCGCTGGTGCTGGCGATTGCGGTGGATGCGCTGGGAGCAGACAAGGTACGCACGGTGATGATGCCGTCGCCCTATACAGCGGACATCAGCTGGATCGATGCGCGCGAAATGGCCGAGCGCCTGTCGGTGGCCTACGAAGAAATCTCGATTGCGCCGCAGTTTGAGGCCTTCAAGGCCGCACTGGCGCATGATTTTGCCGGCCGTGCTGAAGACACGACCGAGGAAAACCTGCAGGCCCGCATCCGTGGCACTTTGCTGATGGCGCTGTCGAACAAGTTCGGCTCCATCGTGCTGACCACCGGCAACAAGAGCGAGATGGCTACTGGCTACTGCACTTTGTACGGCGATATGGCGGGCGGCTTTGCGGTGCTGCGCGATGTGCCCAAGACCCGTGTGTTTGAGCTGGCACGCTGGCGCAATGCGCATGACCCTTTTGGCACCGGCAGCAACCCGATTCCGGAGCGCATCATTACCCGCCCACCCAGCGCCGAGCTGCGCGCCGACCAAAAGGACCAGGACAGCCTGCCGCCTTATGAGGTGCTGGACGCCATCATCGAGCGCTATATGGAGCAGGACGCCGACATCGACAGCATTGTGGCCGCCGGCTACCCCCGTGCCGATGTCGAACGGGTGGTGCGCCTGATCCGCATCAACGAATACAAGCGCCGCCAAGCCGCCGTGGGCCCGCGCCTGTCGGCCCGAGGTTTTGGCCGCGACTGGCGCTACCCGATCACCAACGGTTTTCGGGGCTGA
- a CDS encoding diacylglycerol kinase, which yields MNPIDPRPPQGPGQPDHSLKATHAANPQKSRTGLSRVWHAAGYSLQGLRAGWHEKAFRMEAMLAFVLVPASIWLARDWREWALLITPIFLVLIAELLNTGIEMAMDRFGPEWHVLAKKAKDMGSAAVFLALVLCAAVWLPALYERLLK from the coding sequence ATGAATCCGATCGATCCCCGCCCACCCCAAGGCCCCGGCCAACCAGACCACAGCCTGAAAGCCACCCATGCCGCCAACCCGCAAAAAAGCCGCACGGGGCTGTCGCGCGTCTGGCATGCCGCTGGGTATTCGCTGCAGGGCCTGCGGGCCGGCTGGCATGAGAAGGCCTTCCGCATGGAGGCCATGCTGGCCTTCGTGCTGGTGCCAGCATCCATCTGGCTGGCCCGAGATTGGCGCGAATGGGCCTTGCTGATCACCCCCATTTTTCTGGTGCTGATTGCCGAGCTGCTCAACACCGGCATCGAGATGGCGATGGACCGCTTTGGCCCCGAATGGCATGTACTGGCCAAGAAGGCCAAGGACATGGGCAGCGCGGCGGTATTCCTGGCCCTGGTGCTCTGCGCAGCGGTGTGGCTCCCTGCCTTGTATGAAAGATTGCTGAAATGA
- a CDS encoding ornithine cyclodeaminase family protein produces the protein MQILDSAHTTQQLPMAALIDCLEQMFIEGCEVPLRHNHKIAGQTGGEDGIVLLMPAWQTGKRMGVKTVSIFPGNQARGLPGLHSVFILYDATTGAPLAVLDGDAITSRRTAAASALAARWLSRPDASHLLVVGAGRVASLLPEAYRCVRAIQQVQVWDIRPESAQAMVERLQAQGMQASVATDLEPAVRAADIISCATLATAPLVQGDWLKPGAHLDLIGSFTPAMRESDDACFARATVFVDTPEALMKAGDILEPIASGAWDANRLGATLEQLCRSQHAGRSSADEITLFKAVGTALEDLAAASLAFDAYTATRG, from the coding sequence ATGCAGATTCTGGACTCCGCCCACACCACGCAACAGCTGCCGATGGCCGCCTTGATCGACTGTCTTGAGCAGATGTTTATCGAAGGCTGCGAAGTGCCGCTGCGCCACAACCATAAGATCGCCGGCCAGACGGGTGGCGAAGACGGCATTGTGCTGCTGATGCCCGCCTGGCAAACCGGCAAGCGCATGGGGGTCAAGACGGTGTCCATCTTCCCGGGCAACCAGGCACGTGGCCTGCCGGGTCTGCATTCGGTGTTCATCCTGTACGACGCGACCACCGGAGCTCCCCTGGCCGTGCTCGATGGCGATGCGATCACCTCGCGTCGCACGGCTGCGGCATCGGCCTTGGCTGCGCGCTGGCTCAGCCGGCCCGATGCCAGCCATTTGCTGGTGGTGGGCGCGGGGCGGGTGGCCAGCTTGTTGCCAGAGGCCTACCGCTGCGTGCGTGCTATCCAGCAGGTACAGGTCTGGGATATCCGCCCCGAGTCGGCGCAAGCCATGGTGGAGCGCCTGCAGGCCCAAGGCATGCAGGCCTCGGTTGCCACCGATCTGGAGCCGGCCGTGCGGGCTGCCGACATCATCAGCTGCGCCACCCTGGCTACCGCGCCACTGGTGCAAGGCGACTGGCTGAAACCGGGCGCGCATCTGGATCTAATTGGCAGCTTTACCCCGGCGATGCGCGAGAGCGACGATGCCTGCTTTGCCCGCGCCACCGTGTTTGTTGATACGCCTGAGGCGCTGATGAAGGCGGGCGACATTCTGGAGCCCATTGCCAGCGGCGCCTGGGATGCAAACCGCCTGGGAGCCACCCTGGAGCAGCTGTGCCGTAGCCAGCATGCCGGCCGCAGCAGCGCCGACGAGATCACCTTGTTCAAGGCCGTAGGCACGGCGCTGGAAGACCTGGCCGCTGCATCGCTGGCTTTTGATGCCTACACCGCCACGCGCGGTTGA
- a CDS encoding TIGR00730 family Rossman fold protein, whose amino-acid sequence MTTSPTFSMCVYCGSRPGKLDAFGEAADAVGHWIGSHGGQLVYGGGKSGLMGTVARATREAGGRVVGVIPKALVDRELANELCDELHVVTTMHERKAMMAERSNAFIAIPGGIGTFEELYEIWTWRQLGYHDKPIGILNAHGYYDGMLQFLQQCVGQGFMDEWQMGLIKSGDNHATLLEQLVEEAGLSRQNDALREVI is encoded by the coding sequence ATGACGACTTCCCCCACGTTCTCGATGTGTGTGTACTGCGGCTCGCGCCCCGGCAAGCTGGACGCCTTTGGCGAGGCCGCCGACGCCGTTGGCCATTGGATTGGCAGCCACGGCGGCCAACTGGTCTATGGCGGCGGCAAATCCGGCCTGATGGGCACGGTGGCGCGCGCCACCCGCGAGGCTGGCGGCCGCGTGGTCGGCGTGATCCCCAAGGCCCTGGTGGACCGCGAGCTGGCCAATGAGCTCTGCGACGAGCTGCATGTGGTCACCACCATGCACGAGCGCAAAGCCATGATGGCCGAGCGCAGCAATGCCTTTATCGCCATCCCTGGCGGCATCGGCACCTTTGAAGAGCTGTACGAGATCTGGACCTGGCGCCAGCTGGGCTACCACGACAAGCCCATCGGCATCCTCAACGCCCATGGCTATTACGACGGCATGCTGCAGTTCCTGCAGCAATGCGTGGGCCAGGGCTTTATGGACGAGTGGCAGATGGGCTTGATCAAGAGCGGCGACAACCATGCCACCCTGCTGGAGCAACTGGTGGAAGAAGCCGGCCTGTCGCGCCAAAACGATGCACTGCGCGAAGTGATTTAA